Below is a window of Humulus lupulus chromosome 2, drHumLupu1.1, whole genome shotgun sequence DNA.
tcatatatttctttcatcttaaatatcttgtattttagattgttagaacatatttacactttgttcttcattagtgcataaacataatattctttgtgtaagatgtgtcattaaattgtacacatccatgcttagaacaaaaatattatgttttgccttataaataatgttcattgatttatttgttatttcattaaattgatttacactaaatgctttgaaattataattttgaaaagtgaagaaaaatcctatctttttataagtaattcgtgcttaaaattataaatctttttgtaaaatgatagtttgaattattttaactatcactaaaacttgggaatcaatatactaataaatattattaaacttacactttatggattctagtatcttaataatcttttcttttaacacttattttcaaattattattgctttatttttattctcttaaatagctttatttttcaatcttttattttatgttcataatattaaaactcatcaatctttggaactaggttagaatttattacttttgatttaaaatagttttctcttttcgattttagacaactcctttgggttcgacatccttgcttacacgatcactattctatatgaacgattcgtgcgcttgcgatttataaatttttaaacatacccgttttgggtccatcacaatTTGAATATTTATACTTCTCATTCTTCAAAACTTAATACAATATTACATCATTATAGTAagttaatacaaataaaatatcccCGTTTTGATCATCACAAAGATTTCagaaatttatataatatgaattaTTAAGGGCATTTACATGACTTGGtataccaacatatatatatatgggtacaAGAAGCCACATAATCACCAAACataacaatcataatcatttttaaacataattggccaaaaaaaatgaaaacaagacagataaaaaatatatataaatcaagACACATCCAAAAAAAGATGCAGATTTTGAACATAGCAAACCATGCAGATAGATTTCCAATTTAatctccatttttttttataagaatcaAAAAACTAGCAAAATGAATAACTAAGTACCTAAAAAATCACTAACTAAATAGACAAAGATACAAAATTTATACAAGtataaataaatgttcaaaattTTATTCAGAAACAAAAAACCAAATTTATATACACAAAGTAAAGGTAAAAAACATTTCTGAAAAACAAATAAGTGTTGCATGTGACAGTTCATAACTCTCTGAGCATAAACAAAACCCCAACACAAATAACAATTCAAAGACTAgggacaattaaaaaaaaaatgaaccagaatataacaatgaaaacataaaccagaTTACAACAATGACACATAACTGAAAAACTGTAAATAAAATCACAGCTAAATAATAGTGAAACAACTCAGACCTAAAACACAGTaatcatcaaaacataattttctcaaagcataacaatgaaaacataaaccagattacaacaatgacacataactaaagaactctaaacaaaatcACAACTAAATAACAGTGAAACAACTCAGACCCGAAACACACCTGAAACACAGTAATCATCAAAACAGAATTTTCTCAAAGCATAACATTCACAAAGCCTCAGAACAGCAATAACAAAGCCTCACAACAAAAATAACAAAGCCTTAGAAAAATGAATCATCATTAATCTTTTAGATCAGTGgggatttattaaaaaaaaatcatagatttaTACCTCAAAGCCACCAAGCCAATTTTTCCGAAACTCAAAGCCACCAACAACCAAACTTCCAAAAAAATTACAGCCACCAATCCAACGTAAAAGCCACCAGAAAAATCTCAAAGCCAGGCCAATCCACCCAATTCGAAATAATCAAAGCCTCTAAAGAAATCAAAATCAAGCCTTAAACAAAAAATCAGAGACATTACCAACAGTAATTACAAAGGAATTAcacaaatttgaaaataaaaaactacCCAAAGAGAACTGACCAACAAAGATGGAGGCAGCTCAGAGAACTCAAAAAAGATGGAGGCGGCTCAGAGAACTCAACAACGATGGAGACAACTCAAATAACTCAACAACAATGGCAGCAACTCAGAGAAATGAACAACGATGGTGGCGGCTCAGGGGTTCGAAGGATGAGTGTGGCGGCTAGGAGATTCGAAGAAAAATGGCAGCGGCTCAGAGCAAGCATCGATGACCATGGACAGAGGTCCGAAAATGCCAGTCGACCTCGGAGAGTGGTCCGAAAATGGGAGAGAGATGTTGAGAGGGAGTACGAAAATGGAGAAGAGGTCGTGAGTAAGGGAGGCAACAGATGAGAGATCTGGTGAGAGGGAGTCAAAAATGGAGGGAGGGAGTCAAAAATGGAGAAGAACATTGTGAGTGAGGGAGGCGGCAGATGAGAGAGTGAGGGTTAGATAAatgttagggttagatagattttaggtttatataaaaaaaaaaatattaattaaattttaatttatataattttataatttattttttaaaatatatatatatatattagtgccACGTGTCACGTAGTGATACGCCCACATGTATTAGTCGGGTGACAAGTCACCATATTCATCACATGTCAGCAGCCACATCACATTTTTTTGCAGCCACAtcacctttttttttaattatgtaaaaatgggagggaaaaataaACGGGAATCATTAAAacatttccctccaaaaataatTGTAGGTAAATCTAATACCTACCAATACTAATGGTAGGTAATAATAAATTTTCTAGCCCCACACGTTTTCTTAAGGAATCCCCTACCAATAGTCGCTACGAAAATATAATTGTAGGTAAAAGAATTCTTTAGCTACCAATAATATATGTAGGTAAAAAATTAGTAGGTAAAtgccgaatttcttgtagtgcCACTGGTTACTACTTATCAACTAGTCATTGTTGGAACCCCTTGCTATTCTTCATGCTCTTCGCTTTTGTTGAGGTTTGGGCTACATTTATCTCTTTGTGgagttaaattttttattagCTATTAATGCCATTAAACAACATTGTTTGCCTTGAATTGTTGTTAAAGAGATCATTTCCCTTTGTAAAAAGACTGTTATTTTATCATTTGATCATTGTCCTAAAATTGCTAATAGTGTGCTCAATCTTTAGGAAAACTAGCTTTGTCTAAGAAAAATATTATGTATGGTGGTTTGACTAGCCCTTatattggttctcttaagagTTTATGTCTATCATTAATGATATTATCTCGATACTATTTTATTCCTTTAGCTTTTTACTATTAGATTTTGCTCTTGAATGTGTTTAGTTTGGTGGAATGCCCATGGGAATAGAATAAAAAttccttatatttttttaataatttaattatattttgaatattttaaaaaatataaacaacaaaAAATGAAAGTATGAGCATTTTTCTCAATTGATCATTGATTCCAACAACAAACTAAACattataattaattttcattACTATTCCTATTAATTCCAATACTATTatcataaaaaaaacaataaaatgaaTAAGAAAAAACTACATGTGGATTATGATATTATTCCCAATGGCGTTAGAGTGATAGGTGGACGGAGCAGGTAGAGTAATAAACTGTTATAAAGTTAGAAATGACGGTTTTGAGATTctaccttttattatttattttatacttGCCTTTAGACGTTAGAATGTCGGTAAGACATATCAATTTTAAAGTGATAAATATTTGCACTAGTACTCGTAGTACTACTCTACATAAAGTACATATGCAACTTTTTACATTTCCACGTTTAAATATATTAACCAGAATCATATGCCTATAGAAAGTTACCCCTACCACATGCCAGTCTCTTAACGGCTCTGATTTCATGTTCATCTGATCGTATATTATAGTAGCCGTTGGATTGGATTGCTCTGCTTTATAAAAAGGAACAAAGTGTCGCCCCATTTGCAAGTCTTATTTTGGACTTACCATAGTTTGTCTCATACTCATAGCCATGACTTAGTGGGAATTTTAATTTGGAAAAGTATAAATGGGAAGCATTTAAGGTCCACACACCTCTATTTCAATATATTATGCCGTGAAATAAGGCTAATCTGAGAATAGTAATGACCCACATCAATGGTACATTTTGCAAAAAATCCATCccttatttattttctttgtgcGCCAGGTGTAACATTCTCATGAATAACGTTACTTTCCACAATGGCACTTTTTGTTTTGGAAATTTCATTTCTTaccattttttactttttttctcTTCCAAAATATTTAAGCAAATAATCCAACCAATAAGGGAAATAAAAACCAGAAAAGGTAAGCAAAGATGGCCTATCTCACTAGAAAGCAAAGCACCACAATTTGCTTAATGATGAAAGTTACATATTATCCCCTCATTATTTCATATGTTTTTTAAGACTTGACTTCACAATTCAaacacatacaaaaaaaaaaaaccctcttTCTCTGTCTTTCTCTGACAGAGTTGAGTTGAGACTGTATACTAAGAGGGTCATGAAGTCTACAAGTACTCTTTCCTCAGAAAGACTTAGACTCCATGATAAAAGAGAGCGATGGTCCAAAATGGGAAAGATAGTCCCTTTCTTGTTCACGTCTTTGGCCATAGTCACTGTATTCAGCTTCTTCCTTCTGTCCTCTCCAAACCGTTTTAAGGTCATTCCCAAACAAGGCCTTAGTTCTGTCCAAAACCTTCATGCAGTTCAAGAGAACCGTTCCAAAACTCATTTTGGTAACAATTTTGCACACAACCCAGTTTTCCTTTTCTTCAAATCTGtatatatgtattattataaTGATCCTTAAGTCTTTATCGTTTTGTTTATTTGTTCTTAAACATTTGTGTTCTGTTTTGGTACTGTAGAAGAGGTGGAAAATTGTGACTTGTTTAAAGGTCACTGGGTTCCAGAACTGAGAGGCTCTCTCTATACCAATTCAAGCTGTACAACTATTCCTGATTCGAAGAATTGTTTCAAAAATGGAAGACAAGATACAGATTTTCTTAACTGGAGATGGAAACCTGAAAAGTGTGAGCTACCAAGGTTTGATGCCAAGGCCTTTTTGGAGATGGTTCGAGGCAAGAATATGGCGTTTATTGGAGACTCGGTGGCTAGGAACCACATAGAGTCCCTGCTTTGTCTTCTGTCACAGGTCAGTCAGTGTACACACTTTTTTTTGGCTTTGTTTAAACACTGTAAATTTAACAGTACTTGGGTGATTTTACTCATTGCATGCACCTTTGTAAGTAAGTATATTAAACTTTACTATACAATCTAATTCTTATATAAAAACACTTGAATGGAGATGAGCATTGCTTTGCCTTTGGCATCATAGAGTTAGGAAAAAACAGAGGAAGAGCAATTTGTTTGCCCTGTGTCTATGAAACTTTTTGTGTAGTTGGCGAATACCAAGTGTAGCTTGCTCTGGGAGTTTCCTTTGTTCTATTTTCTATTAGTTTATTAGTTTGGAAAAGCTACTTAGATTCGTGTAATATAATTATTGAAATATTGTTATATCTCCATTTACGGAGCTTGCACATGCATCATTTTTGTTCGAGTGATTGTTTGACAAAAGTGGTGGTCAAACCTTGATAAGCAATCTATTTGTTGAAAATTGAAGTGGGAATTGAAAATACCCGCCAATCTTGCAGTTGATTTTGGTAGTTGCTGATAGGAAATTAAGAATAATGTGCCATCAGATTGATAAATTCAAGGTTAAAGGAATAGATCAAAAAGTTAAACATAAATTTTACACCGCTAACATAGTTTATTGACATTGCAGGAGAAAATGCCTTTAGAAATTTACAAGGACACTGAAGATCGGTTCAAGAAATGGTTCTTTCCCAGTCATGATTTCACCCTTATGATTCTGTGGACCAAGTTTCTCATAGTAGGAGAAGAGAGAATGGTCAATGGAACAGGGACCAGCGCTTTCGATCTCCAGCTTGACAAAGTGGAGAATAGCTGGGCTGATTTCCTTCCCCAACTAGACTATGCCATAATCTCTGATGGACATTGGTTCTTCCGAGTTATGTATCTTCACCAAGGCAATAACTTAACAGGCTGCGTCTACTGCAACGAACCAAACATCACAAAACACAACATTAGCTTTGCAGTTCGAATGGCGTTTAGAAAAGCATTTGATTACATCAACGCCTGCAAGAACTGCACTGGTCTTGTAACTCTGACGAGGACATTTGCACCAGCTCACTTTGAGAATGGCTTTTGGAACACTGGAGGTTACTGTAACAGGACGAGTCCCCTGAGTGAAGCGGATACCAATTTGGGGAATTTCGAGTGGGAAATGAGGAACATCCAGGTGGAAGAGATGGAGAGGGCAAGAGAAATTGGAAAGAAGCAAGGAAAGAAGTTTGGAGTTGTGGATGTGACAAGGGCTATGCTGATGAGACCAGATGGGCATCCTGGGTCTCACTGGGGCAACAAATGGATGAAAGGTTACAATGACTGTGTCCACTGGTGCATGCCAGGCCCTGTAGATCATTGGAACCATTTTTTGATGGCAGTTATGAGGAAGGAGTCGGGTTTATTTTATTGATACAAGAGTTTGGTTCTATAGAACTATAGAACTATACACCATACTGATTTTACATCTATTTATTTGTGTCCAATTTTCTTAAATGGACATACATGATATTCTCAATAAAATTTATTATGGGCATGGTTATGCTGTTGCAAATAATACTGGAAAATGAGTTGAAATGATTTCTGTTAACTTCATTAAGATCTTTATTCAAGCTAACATGATTACCACATTTCTTAATGTGCCCTTAAGAACACGTAAAAGGAGTGGTGACAATGTTATAAGACTGTCGTCAATTTTTCTCACCTCCTTTTTTACCTGTATGTACATCTTTTAACATATATTGGTATTTTTGCATATAAATATTTATTCAGATATATTTATACGTATATAAGTTGCTTTTACAGTGGAGAGGAGTTCAGAGCTTCATAAACCATTGTAGATACAAACCATCTGTGAATGTATACTATGAAGATAATACTTCAGTTCTAATCACTATTTCAGAGTTAAACCACATTTCCATGGTTAAATTGCCTCCTCAATACATCATGGTTTGGTTACACAGAAAAAGATGTCAAAAGAAAATTACAGAGACTAAATTACACATTTAGCACTCAAAAGGTAAACGgcgagttttattttttttagatgttTAACCAATCAAATGTATAGTCAATGTATATATAGCATATTATTAAGAGTAGAACAAAATCTGCAGGAACTGTTAAACCAGAACTAGCTATTCTAATTTTAAGAAATATCCAATATCCTCAATCAAAAATAGCAAAATATAAgatgagaaaaaaagagaaaagaatgttattaaacataaaaattcaaattttgttaCTATGCTATAAATAGCAGCACCACCATTGTAATTACAACAACATGAAAAGGCATATTGGACTAAACCAAAGCCAAAAACTAGATTCTAAAAATGAGCACATAACAATTCTTCAACAGCTAAATCAAAATCAAGCTTCTAGTGTATTACCAAGCACAAAAGAGAAGTGTTCACGAACTGGAGAAAACTCAACCAAGCCAATATCCATGGCGTAGCCAGTAACAGGCAACTTCAACTCCCTCAACACACAAAAAGCCTCAGCCATACGAGCCTTAGGCACTTCTTGAGCAACAGCACAGTAAGGGATCCACGAGTCTGGACGATACTCCTCCCCAATTTCGACCCCTTCTTTCTTCATTAGCTCGCACAATTGAGAGTGGAACTGGAGCAACGACATTGAAGGTGTTGGGCCTAGAAACAGGACATTGTTGTCGTTTGAAAGACTCC
It encodes the following:
- the LOC133818106 gene encoding xyloglucan O-acetyltransferase 4-like, which encodes MKSTSTLSSERLRLHDKRERWSKMGKIVPFLFTSLAIVTVFSFFLLSSPNRFKVIPKQGLSSVQNLHAVQENRSKTHFEEVENCDLFKGHWVPELRGSLYTNSSCTTIPDSKNCFKNGRQDTDFLNWRWKPEKCELPRFDAKAFLEMVRGKNMAFIGDSVARNHIESLLCLLSQEKMPLEIYKDTEDRFKKWFFPSHDFTLMILWTKFLIVGEERMVNGTGTSAFDLQLDKVENSWADFLPQLDYAIISDGHWFFRVMYLHQGNNLTGCVYCNEPNITKHNISFAVRMAFRKAFDYINACKNCTGLVTLTRTFAPAHFENGFWNTGGYCNRTSPLSEADTNLGNFEWEMRNIQVEEMERAREIGKKQGKKFGVVDVTRAMLMRPDGHPGSHWGNKWMKGYNDCVHWCMPGPVDHWNHFLMAVMRKESGLFY
- the LOC133818107 gene encoding uncharacterized protein LOC133818107; protein product: MSQGYAIELYFDPALENQVLKAWNVLARRQISTQLIEIESRPHITLFSTSSIEPTKLESVIKGFASKQDPLSLSFSSIGSLSNDNNVLFLGPTPSMSLLQFHSQLCELMKKEGVEIGEEYRPDSWIPYCAVAQEVPKARMAEAFCVLRELKLPVTGYAMDIGLVEFSPVREHFSFVLGNTLEA